One genomic segment of Pseudomonas fortuita includes these proteins:
- the benA gene encoding benzoate 1,2-dioxygenase large subunit, which produces MSLGFDYLNAMLEDDREKGIYRCKREMFTDPRLFDLEMKHIFEGNWIYLAHESQIPEKNDFLTLTMGRQPIFIARNKDGELNAFLNACSHRGAMLCRHKRGNRSSYTCPFHGWTFNNSGKLLKVKDPSNAGYPASFNCDGSHDLTKVARFESYRGFLFGSLNADVKPLVEHLGESAKIIDMIVDQSPEGLEVLRGASSYIYEGNWKLTAENGADGYHVSSVHWNYAATQNQRKQREAGDEIKTMSAGAWAKQGGGFYSFDHGHLLLWTRWANPEDRPAYERRDQLAADFGQARADWMIENSRNLCLYPNVYLMDQFSSQIRVARPISVNKTEITIYCIAPKGESADARAKRIRQYEDFFNVSGMATPDDLEEFRSCQTGYGGGTGWNDMSRGAAHWVDGADEAAREIDLKPLLSGVRTEDEGLFVLQHKYWQDTMIQALKDDQQLIPVEAVQ; this is translated from the coding sequence ATGTCCCTGGGATTCGACTACCTCAATGCCATGCTCGAGGACGACCGTGAAAAGGGCATCTACCGCTGCAAGCGCGAGATGTTCACTGACCCACGCCTGTTCGACCTGGAAATGAAACACATCTTCGAGGGCAACTGGATTTATCTGGCCCACGAAAGCCAGATCCCCGAGAAGAACGACTTCCTCACCCTGACCATGGGGCGCCAGCCGATTTTCATCGCGCGCAACAAGGACGGTGAGCTCAATGCCTTCCTCAACGCCTGCAGCCACCGCGGCGCCATGCTGTGCCGGCACAAGCGCGGTAACCGCTCCAGCTACACCTGCCCGTTCCACGGCTGGACGTTCAACAACAGCGGCAAACTGCTGAAGGTGAAAGACCCGAGCAACGCCGGCTACCCCGCCAGCTTCAACTGCGACGGCTCCCACGACCTGACCAAGGTGGCGCGCTTCGAGTCATACCGGGGCTTTTTGTTCGGCAGCCTGAATGCCGATGTGAAACCCCTGGTGGAGCACCTGGGCGAATCGGCCAAGATCATCGACATGATCGTTGACCAGTCGCCGGAAGGCCTGGAAGTGCTGCGCGGTGCCAGCTCGTACATCTACGAAGGCAACTGGAAACTCACTGCCGAGAACGGCGCCGACGGCTACCACGTCAGCTCCGTGCACTGGAACTACGCCGCTACCCAGAACCAGCGCAAGCAGCGCGAGGCGGGCGACGAGATCAAGACCATGAGCGCCGGTGCCTGGGCCAAGCAGGGCGGCGGCTTCTACTCCTTCGACCACGGCCACCTGCTGCTGTGGACCCGCTGGGCCAACCCGGAAGACCGCCCAGCCTATGAGCGCCGTGATCAACTGGCCGCTGACTTCGGCCAGGCGCGTGCCGACTGGATGATCGAGAACTCGCGCAACCTGTGCCTGTACCCGAACGTGTACCTGATGGACCAGTTCAGCTCGCAGATCCGCGTTGCCCGGCCGATTTCGGTGAACAAGACCGAAATCACCATCTACTGCATCGCGCCCAAAGGCGAGAGCGCCGATGCCCGCGCCAAGCGCATCCGCCAGTACGAAGACTTCTTCAATGTCAGCGGCATGGCCACCCCCGACGACCTGGAAGAGTTCCGCTCCTGCCAGACCGGCTACGGCGGTGGTACCGGCTGGAACGACATGTCCCGTGGTGCAGCCCACTGGGTGGACGGCGCCGATGAAGCGGCCAGGGAAATCGACCTCAAGCCGCTGTTGTCCGGCGTGCGCACCGAAGACGAAGGCCTGTTCGTGCTGCAGCACAAGTACTGGCAGGACACCATGATCCAGGCCCTGAAGGACGACCAGCAACTGATCCCCGTGGAGGCCGTGCAATGA
- the benR gene encoding benABC operon transcriptional activator BenR encodes MESRLLSERSSVFHHADPYAVSDYVNQHVGQHCIGLSRTTHPQASLSHRKFAELDLCRISYGGSVRVTSPALETIYHLQVLLNGNCLWRGHKREQHLVPGELLLINPDDPVDLTYSEDCEKFILKVPTRLLDSICDEQRWQRPDGGVRFLRNHYRLDELDGFVNLLAMVCHEAEVSDSLPRVQGHYSQIVASKLLTLMSTNIRRECLSAPQAGLERILDYIERNLKLELSAEVLAEQACMSVRSLYALFDQHLGTTPKHYVRQRKLERVHACLSDPTCGVRSVTELALDYGFLHLGRFSEVYRQQFGELPSQTFKCRGEAR; translated from the coding sequence ATGGAAAGCCGCCTGCTGAGCGAGCGCAGTAGCGTGTTTCACCACGCCGACCCTTATGCTGTGTCCGATTATGTGAACCAGCATGTAGGCCAGCATTGCATCGGTCTGTCCCGTACCACCCATCCCCAGGCCAGCCTCAGCCATCGCAAGTTCGCCGAACTCGACCTGTGCCGCATCAGCTACGGGGGCAGCGTTCGCGTGACTTCGCCAGCGCTGGAAACCATTTATCACCTGCAAGTGTTGCTCAACGGCAACTGCCTGTGGCGTGGGCACAAGCGCGAGCAGCATCTGGTGCCGGGCGAGCTGCTGCTGATCAACCCGGATGACCCGGTTGACCTGACCTACTCGGAAGACTGCGAGAAGTTCATCCTTAAAGTGCCAACCCGGCTGCTGGATTCAATCTGCGACGAACAGCGTTGGCAGCGGCCCGATGGCGGCGTGCGGTTCTTGCGCAACCATTATCGGCTGGATGAACTGGACGGCTTCGTCAACCTGCTGGCCATGGTTTGCCATGAAGCAGAAGTGAGCGATTCGCTGCCCAGGGTGCAGGGGCACTACAGCCAGATTGTCGCCAGCAAGTTGTTGACCCTGATGAGCACCAATATCCGCCGCGAATGCCTGAGCGCACCGCAGGCGGGCCTTGAGCGCATTCTTGATTACATCGAGCGCAACCTGAAACTGGAGCTGTCGGCTGAAGTGCTGGCAGAGCAGGCCTGCATGAGTGTGCGTTCGCTGTATGCGTTGTTCGACCAGCACCTGGGCACCACACCCAAGCATTACGTGCGCCAGCGCAAACTGGAACGGGTGCATGCGTGCCTGAGCGACCCGACTTGCGGTGTGCGCAGTGTGACCGAGCTTGCCCTGGATTACGGCTTCCTTCACCTAGGCCGGTTTTCCGAAGTGTATCGGCAGCAATTTGGCGAGCTGCCTTCGCAGACGTTCAAGTGCCGGGGTGAGGCGCGCTAG
- a CDS encoding alpha/beta hydrolase, whose amino-acid sequence MPTLFLTHLRRRWLTWLCATLLVIGLPSGCAMLQHKERELVFRIEPGQASWFRGLPSDVQELDLRPRSFRDNQSLHAWWWPAKRANAPAVLYLHGVRWNLTGQLFRIEQLHAMGYSVLAVDYRGFGQSRGDLPSEATVYEDARVAWERFVQLQPDAGKRLIFGHSLGGAVAVELASELAREAQKDGVGAPARGLILESTFTSLGDVAAAVADTSLPVRWLMSQKFDSLDKIGNIGLPVLLVHGTDDRFVPPRFSQQLFDAARQPKTLLLVPGATHNNSMSLAGQRYRQAIQALL is encoded by the coding sequence ATGCCTACCCTCTTCCTTACCCACCTGCGCCGCCGCTGGCTCACCTGGCTGTGCGCCACCTTGCTGGTCATAGGCCTACCCTCTGGCTGCGCCATGCTGCAGCACAAGGAGCGTGAACTGGTGTTTCGCATAGAGCCTGGCCAGGCCAGCTGGTTTCGCGGTTTACCCAGCGACGTGCAGGAACTCGACCTACGCCCGCGCAGCTTCAGGGATAACCAGAGCCTGCATGCCTGGTGGTGGCCGGCCAAACGCGCCAATGCCCCGGCGGTTCTGTACCTGCACGGCGTGCGCTGGAACCTGACCGGCCAATTGTTCCGCATCGAGCAACTGCATGCCATGGGCTACTCGGTGCTGGCCGTGGATTATCGTGGCTTTGGCCAAAGCCGGGGCGATCTGCCATCCGAGGCCACGGTGTACGAAGATGCCCGGGTTGCTTGGGAGCGCTTTGTCCAGTTACAGCCCGATGCTGGCAAGCGCCTGATCTTCGGTCACTCGCTGGGCGGTGCGGTAGCGGTGGAACTGGCCAGTGAATTGGCACGTGAGGCGCAAAAAGACGGTGTCGGGGCGCCGGCACGCGGATTGATCCTTGAGTCGACCTTCACCTCCTTGGGCGATGTCGCGGCAGCGGTGGCCGATACCTCCCTGCCGGTACGCTGGTTGATGTCGCAGAAGTTCGACTCGCTGGACAAGATCGGCAACATCGGCCTGCCAGTGCTGCTGGTGCATGGCACGGATGACCGTTTTGTACCCCCGCGCTTCAGCCAGCAGCTGTTCGACGCAGCCCGGCAGCCCAAGACATTGCTGCTGGTGCCGGGCGCCACCCATAACAACAGCATGAGCCTGGCCGGGCAGCGTTACAGGCAGGCAATACAGGCGCTGCTCTGA
- the hisN gene encoding histidinol-phosphatase has product MSLSAEQIGEYRAFAEQLADAAAVAIKPYFRASLDVEDKGGRLYDPVTVADKAAEDAMRERIQARYPDHGILGEEAGVAIGSSPLTWVLDPIDGTRAFITGLPLWGTLIALNDGTRPVVGVMNQPFTGERFVGTPEGAWCSGTPLKTRACADLASATLMCTTPDMFDTAERKAAFEAVAGKARLMRYGGDCYAYCMLASGFVDVIVEASLQPYDVQALMPIIEGAGGVITAWDGSSAQNGGCVVACGDPALHAQMVEMLRHAM; this is encoded by the coding sequence ATGTCCCTGAGTGCTGAACAGATCGGCGAATATCGCGCCTTCGCCGAGCAGTTGGCCGATGCTGCCGCAGTGGCGATCAAGCCGTACTTCCGCGCCAGCCTGGATGTCGAGGACAAGGGCGGGCGCCTTTACGACCCTGTCACGGTGGCTGACAAGGCGGCCGAGGACGCCATGCGCGAGCGGATTCAGGCACGCTACCCTGACCACGGTATTCTGGGTGAAGAGGCAGGCGTGGCCATTGGCAGCAGCCCGTTGACCTGGGTGCTCGACCCGATCGACGGTACCCGTGCCTTCATCACCGGCCTGCCGTTGTGGGGCACGTTGATTGCCCTGAACGATGGCACGCGCCCGGTGGTAGGCGTGATGAATCAGCCATTCACTGGCGAACGTTTTGTCGGCACCCCGGAGGGTGCGTGGTGCAGCGGTACGCCACTGAAAACCCGTGCCTGTGCCGACCTGGCTTCAGCCACGCTGATGTGCACCACACCGGACATGTTCGATACCGCCGAGCGTAAAGCTGCGTTCGAGGCCGTTGCTGGCAAGGCGCGCTTGATGCGCTACGGCGGCGATTGCTATGCCTACTGCATGCTGGCATCGGGGTTTGTAGATGTGATTGTCGAGGCGAGCCTGCAGCCGTATGACGTACAGGCGCTGATGCCGATCATCGAAGGGGCGGGCGGGGTGATCACGGCCTGGGATGGCAGCAGCGCACAGAATGGCGGGTGCGTAGTGGCCTGTGGTGACCCGGCGCTGCATGCGCAGATGGTAGAGATGTTGCGCCACGCCATGTGA
- a CDS encoding universal stress protein produces MSQFKRLFVMLGPQMRHTPALQRAAALADSSGALLDINVFVDDVDTFGLMGDGRERERLLSDNRQWLADEADQLGNAGLDVSTELLLTRDPLGSVLERVERQGCDLLVKDVQHEPVLKRLLVTPLDWQLLKDSPVAVHLVSDIRLPLPRQIAAAVDLNSHGAGEHLDEQVIHCARALALQCNAELHLLHVCDAAKTHIADFGAGTVTMPGFDGSVRTAQRAAFNRLGDHHQIPLERRHFLEGAAIRAIAQFVSHSRADVIVMGSHRHDAMQTYLGGTTAHVLEHPLCNVLAIKAVR; encoded by the coding sequence ATGAGCCAATTCAAGCGCTTGTTTGTCATGCTCGGCCCGCAGATGCGCCATACGCCAGCGCTGCAACGCGCAGCTGCGCTGGCGGATTCCAGCGGTGCACTGCTGGATATCAACGTATTCGTCGACGATGTCGACACCTTTGGCTTGATGGGCGATGGCCGCGAGCGTGAGCGGCTGCTCAGTGACAACCGCCAGTGGCTGGCAGATGAGGCCGATCAGTTGGGCAATGCGGGCCTGGACGTTTCAACCGAACTGTTGTTGACCCGCGACCCCCTGGGCAGTGTGCTGGAGCGGGTCGAACGGCAAGGCTGTGACCTGCTGGTCAAGGATGTGCAGCACGAACCGGTGCTCAAACGCCTGCTGGTCACGCCACTGGATTGGCAGTTGCTCAAGGACAGCCCGGTTGCCGTGCACCTGGTCAGCGACATCCGCCTGCCCCTGCCCCGGCAAATTGCCGCGGCCGTGGACCTCAACAGCCACGGTGCTGGCGAGCACCTGGATGAGCAGGTGATTCACTGCGCACGCGCCTTGGCCCTGCAGTGCAACGCCGAGCTGCACCTGCTGCATGTGTGCGATGCAGCCAAAACCCATATCGCCGACTTCGGTGCCGGCACCGTGACCATGCCCGGCTTCGATGGCAGCGTGCGGACTGCGCAGCGGGCTGCGTTCAACCGCCTGGGCGACCATCACCAGATCCCGCTGGAACGGCGGCACTTCCTGGAAGGCGCAGCGATCAGGGCCATTGCCCAGTTTGTCAGCCACAGCCGGGCGGATGTGATCGTGATGGGCAGCCACCGGCATGACGCCATGCAGACCTACCTGGGCGGAACCACGGCCCATGTGCTGGAACACCCGCTGTGCAATGTGTTGGCGATCAAGGCCGTTCGCTGA
- a CDS encoding TonB-dependent siderophore receptor: MRRTFVSLCVLHAVSPLAFAEPETLGAPAQIELQALSITGTADSERADGPVQGYKASRSASATRTDTALHETPQSVSVVPKDVLQDTGATRLQDGLDYAGGVGRANNFGGQGLTTFTVRGFTTGEFYRNGFPINRGYPNAPDANTVERLEVIRGPATSLYGRGDPGGTFNVVSKQPLLESRVTLGSQFDDQGMHRATLDATGPLNQDGSLAYRLNMLGEGGDSFRDDVESERYDVAPVISWQVNDATKLIFEGDFMRNNHPLDRGLTRLPGQLGTASRDTNIWEKGSDNLLHNDNNMAQLRFEHLLNDNWTLGGGMQWLDGSLKGNAVEANGLQPDGRTLGRNFNYRKLEWTDRDYQLNLTGHFDTGGFAHTLLTGIEYEDYDYNSIIQRSAAGATAYPIDIFDPVLGQARPALTRTTTHDKENLKTWALFVQDQVALTERLKALAGVRFERFEHDYVNKLSAAGDFNKGENGVTPRFGLLYELTDTVAVYANTARSFKPNSGAPAGATGRGFDPEKGKSYELGVKWEALDRQLSVDAAIYHIVKENVLTRDPADPNYSVAAGQVRSRGLDINIAGNITPQWRVIGGYAYVDAEVTKDNRLPTGTRLANIPRNSFSLLNTYEFQDGLAKGLGLGIGVKYVDDRNGQTEAVTYNMGQYTVVDLLGFYQLNEHVRLNLDVKNVFNKEYDEGAFNTYAYPGAPRTVQAGVSYTF; the protein is encoded by the coding sequence ATGCGTCGCACATTCGTTTCGCTTTGTGTGCTCCATGCTGTCTCCCCACTGGCGTTTGCCGAGCCTGAAACGCTCGGCGCCCCCGCCCAGATCGAACTCCAGGCCCTCAGCATCACCGGCACCGCCGACAGCGAACGCGCCGATGGTCCGGTCCAAGGCTACAAAGCCAGCCGCTCAGCCAGTGCCACCCGCACCGACACGGCGCTGCACGAAACGCCGCAATCGGTCAGCGTGGTGCCCAAGGATGTGCTGCAAGACACCGGCGCCACGCGCCTGCAGGACGGCCTGGACTACGCCGGCGGTGTCGGCCGCGCCAACAACTTCGGCGGCCAGGGCCTGACTACCTTTACCGTGCGTGGCTTCACTACCGGCGAGTTCTATCGCAATGGCTTCCCGATCAACCGCGGCTACCCCAACGCCCCGGACGCCAATACCGTCGAGCGGCTGGAAGTGATCCGTGGCCCGGCCACCAGCCTGTATGGCCGCGGCGACCCCGGCGGCACGTTCAACGTGGTCAGCAAACAGCCACTGCTGGAATCCAGGGTCACTCTGGGCAGTCAGTTCGATGACCAGGGCATGCACCGGGCAACCCTGGATGCGACCGGGCCTTTGAACCAGGACGGCTCGCTGGCTTACCGCCTGAACATGCTGGGTGAAGGAGGCGACAGCTTCCGCGATGATGTGGAAAGCGAACGGTATGATGTCGCACCGGTCATCAGCTGGCAGGTCAATGACGCCACGAAGCTCATCTTCGAAGGCGACTTCATGCGTAACAACCACCCGCTGGACCGCGGCCTGACACGGCTGCCCGGCCAGCTCGGCACAGCCTCGCGCGACACCAACATCTGGGAAAAAGGCAGCGACAACCTGCTGCACAACGACAACAACATGGCCCAGCTACGCTTCGAGCACCTGCTCAACGACAACTGGACCCTGGGCGGCGGCATGCAGTGGCTGGACGGCTCGCTCAAAGGCAATGCCGTGGAGGCTAATGGCTTGCAGCCCGACGGCCGCACCCTTGGGCGCAACTTCAACTACCGTAAGCTGGAGTGGACCGACCGCGATTACCAGCTCAACCTTACCGGCCACTTCGACACCGGCGGCTTCGCCCACACGCTGCTGACCGGTATCGAGTACGAAGACTACGACTACAACTCGATTATCCAGCGCTCCGCTGCAGGCGCCACCGCCTACCCGATCGATATCTTCGACCCGGTGCTGGGCCAGGCACGTCCGGCCCTGACCCGTACCACCACCCACGACAAGGAAAACCTCAAGACCTGGGCACTCTTCGTTCAGGACCAGGTAGCCCTTACAGAGCGGCTCAAGGCCTTGGCAGGTGTGCGTTTCGAGCGCTTTGAGCACGACTACGTCAACAAACTCAGCGCAGCGGGTGACTTCAACAAGGGCGAGAACGGCGTCACTCCACGTTTCGGCCTGCTCTATGAGCTGACCGACACCGTGGCGGTCTATGCCAACACCGCACGTTCGTTCAAACCCAACAGCGGTGCGCCTGCAGGTGCGACGGGGCGCGGTTTCGACCCCGAGAAAGGCAAATCCTACGAACTGGGCGTGAAATGGGAAGCGCTCGATCGCCAGCTGAGCGTCGACGCGGCGATTTACCACATCGTCAAGGAAAACGTGCTGACGCGCGACCCGGCAGACCCCAACTACAGCGTGGCCGCCGGCCAGGTGCGCAGCCGCGGCCTGGACATCAACATCGCGGGCAACATCACGCCGCAGTGGCGGGTGATCGGCGGCTACGCCTATGTCGACGCCGAAGTTACCAAGGACAACCGCTTGCCCACCGGCACCCGCCTGGCAAACATTCCACGTAACAGCTTCAGCCTGCTCAACACCTATGAATTCCAGGACGGCTTGGCCAAAGGTCTGGGCCTGGGGATCGGCGTGAAGTACGTGGATGACCGTAATGGTCAGACCGAGGCGGTCACCTACAATATGGGCCAGTACACCGTGGTTGACCTGCTGGGCTTCTACCAGCTCAATGAGCACGTACGCCTGAACCTGGACGTGAAAAACGTGTTCAACAAGGAATATGACGAAGGTGCATTCAATACCTACGCCTACCCGGGAGCACCTCGGACGGTGCAGGCTGGGGTCTCCTACACATTCTGA
- a CDS encoding acyloxyacyl hydrolase: protein MKTRLAASLAAAVLAFAGANLAQAAQVSGAVGATSQGDMTYRIGLSFDWDKKWLESSTGYVSGYWDAAYTYWEGGDASGAHSLSFSPVFTYEFSGFTYTPYIEAGIGLAAFSKTDVGDQRMGSAFNFEDRIGFGLKLPGEQKVGIRAMHYSNAGIKQPNDGIESYSLFYSKGF, encoded by the coding sequence ATGAAAACCCGTCTTGCAGCTTCGCTGGCTGCTGCAGTGCTGGCCTTTGCAGGGGCCAACCTGGCCCAGGCCGCACAGGTGTCCGGTGCCGTGGGCGCCACTAGCCAAGGTGACATGACCTACCGTATCGGCCTGTCATTCGACTGGGACAAGAAATGGCTGGAAAGCAGTACCGGCTATGTGAGTGGTTACTGGGATGCCGCCTACACCTACTGGGAGGGTGGTGACGCCAGCGGTGCGCACTCGCTGTCCTTCAGCCCAGTGTTCACCTATGAATTCAGCGGTTTTACCTACACGCCGTACATCGAGGCCGGTATTGGCCTGGCGGCATTTTCCAAGACCGATGTGGGTGACCAGCGCATGGGGTCGGCGTTCAACTTCGAAGACCGCATCGGTTTCGGCCTGAAGCTGCCTGGGGAGCAGAAGGTCGGGATCCGCGCGATGCATTATTCCAATGCGGGGATCAAGCAGCCTAACGACGGGATTGAGTCCTACTCGCTGTTCTACAGCAAAGGTTTCTGA
- the ptrR gene encoding putrescine utilization regulator PtrR produces MDLVQLEIFKAVAEQGSISAAAQHIHRVPSNLTTRIKQLEEDLGVELFIREKSRLRLSPAGWNFLEYTRRILDLVHEARLTVAGEDPQGTFALGSLESTAAVRIPALLAAYNQRYPKVDLDLSTGPSGTMLEGVLSGRLVAAFVDGPVLHPTLEGIPVFEEEMMVIAPLNHAPVTRAQDVNGESIYAFRANCSYRHHFENWFVKDQAVPGKIHEMESYHGMLACVSAGAGLAMMPRSMLDNMPGCSTVSAWPMSEDFRYLKTWLVWRRGTVSRSLSMFVKLLEEGRSTN; encoded by the coding sequence GTGGACCTGGTGCAACTGGAGATCTTCAAGGCCGTGGCAGAACAGGGCAGCATCAGTGCCGCCGCGCAGCACATTCATCGGGTGCCGTCCAACCTGACCACGCGCATCAAGCAACTGGAAGAAGATTTGGGCGTGGAACTGTTCATTCGCGAGAAGAGCCGCCTGCGCCTCTCGCCTGCGGGCTGGAATTTTCTCGAATACACCCGGCGCATCCTCGACCTGGTGCACGAGGCGCGGCTGACCGTGGCCGGCGAAGACCCGCAGGGCACCTTCGCGCTTGGTTCGCTGGAAAGCACGGCAGCGGTGCGCATTCCGGCTTTGCTGGCGGCATACAACCAGCGCTACCCCAAGGTCGACCTGGACCTGTCCACCGGGCCTTCGGGGACCATGCTCGAAGGCGTGCTGTCTGGCCGCCTGGTGGCGGCTTTCGTCGACGGCCCGGTGCTGCACCCGACACTGGAAGGCATACCGGTGTTCGAGGAAGAGATGATGGTCATTGCACCGCTCAACCACGCGCCCGTCACCCGCGCCCAGGATGTGAACGGTGAAAGCATCTACGCCTTCCGCGCCAACTGTTCGTATCGCCATCACTTTGAAAACTGGTTCGTCAAGGACCAGGCAGTGCCAGGAAAGATCCACGAGATGGAGTCTTATCACGGCATGTTGGCCTGCGTGAGCGCTGGCGCCGGCCTGGCCATGATGCCGCGCAGCATGCTGGACAATATGCCCGGCTGCAGCACGGTCAGCGCCTGGCCGATGTCGGAGGATTTCCGCTACCTGAAAACCTGGCTGGTGTGGCGACGTGGCACCGTATCGCGCAGCCTGAGCATGTTCGTGAAGCTACTTGAAGAAGGTCGCTCAACTAATTGA
- a CDS encoding aldehyde dehydrogenase family protein produces MSAISSLTHAISLDPYTGEQIGAYPFDTDAALEAALQRAKVGYRQWRHVSLGQRSEYLLALASTLEAKAEAFAQMISREIGKPIAQARGEVSKCVGLCRWYAEHGPAMLAPEPTQVEKARIEYRPLGPILAVMPWNFPVWQVLRGAVPAILAGNTYVLKHAPNVMGSAYLLGELFKDAGLPAGVFEVLNVTPDGVTRAINDARIAAVTLTGSVRAGMAIGAQAGAALKKCVLELGGSDPFIVLADADLDAAVKAAVIGRYQNTGQVCAAAKRLIVEDSIAEAFTRKFVEATRELKVGNPLDDSTYIGPMARYDLRDELDGQVQATLAEGATLLLGGHKVEGAANFYAPTVFANVTPQMTAFKQELFGPVAAIITARDADHAVELANDSEFGLAATIYTADYALAERMTAALDTGGVFINGYCASDPRVAFGGVKKSGFGRELSHFGVREFTNAQTVWLDRN; encoded by the coding sequence ATGAGCGCGATCAGCAGCCTGACCCACGCCATCTCCCTCGATCCGTACACCGGCGAGCAGATCGGCGCCTACCCGTTCGACACCGACGCCGCACTGGAAGCGGCGCTGCAACGTGCCAAGGTTGGTTACCGCCAGTGGCGCCACGTGTCGCTGGGTCAGCGCAGCGAGTACCTGCTGGCGCTGGCCAGCACCCTCGAAGCCAAGGCCGAAGCCTTTGCCCAGATGATCAGCCGCGAAATCGGCAAGCCGATTGCCCAGGCCCGTGGCGAGGTCAGCAAGTGCGTGGGCCTGTGCCGCTGGTACGCCGAACACGGCCCGGCCATGCTTGCGCCGGAACCGACCCAGGTTGAAAAAGCCCGAATCGAATACCGCCCACTCGGCCCGATCCTGGCTGTGATGCCGTGGAACTTCCCTGTCTGGCAGGTGCTGCGCGGCGCCGTGCCGGCGATCCTGGCAGGTAACACCTACGTGCTCAAGCATGCGCCGAACGTGATGGGCAGCGCGTACCTGCTGGGCGAGCTGTTCAAGGATGCCGGCCTGCCGGCGGGCGTGTTCGAAGTGCTGAACGTGACCCCGGACGGCGTCACCCGCGCCATCAATGATGCGCGTATCGCCGCCGTGACCCTGACCGGCAGCGTGCGTGCCGGCATGGCGATTGGTGCCCAGGCCGGTGCCGCGCTGAAGAAGTGTGTACTGGAGCTCGGTGGCTCCGACCCGTTCATCGTGCTGGCCGACGCCGACCTGGATGCCGCCGTCAAGGCTGCGGTCATTGGCCGTTACCAGAACACCGGCCAGGTTTGCGCTGCGGCCAAGCGCCTGATCGTGGAAGACAGCATCGCCGAGGCGTTTACCCGCAAGTTCGTTGAGGCTACTCGCGAGCTGAAAGTCGGCAACCCACTGGATGACAGCACCTATATCGGCCCGATGGCCCGTTACGACCTGCGCGACGAGCTGGATGGCCAGGTTCAGGCGACCCTCGCCGAAGGCGCTACCCTGCTGCTGGGCGGTCACAAGGTCGAAGGTGCAGCCAACTTCTACGCGCCGACCGTGTTCGCCAACGTCACCCCGCAAATGACCGCATTCAAGCAAGAGCTGTTCGGGCCGGTAGCCGCCATCATCACTGCACGTGATGCCGACCATGCCGTAGAGTTGGCCAACGACAGCGAGTTTGGCCTGGCCGCGACCATCTATACCGCCGACTATGCACTGGCCGAGCGCATGACTGCGGCACTGGATACCGGTGGCGTGTTCATCAACGGCTACTGCGCTTCCGACCCCCGTGTGGCGTTTGGTGGCGTGAAGAAAAGCGGGTTCGGGCGTGAGCTGTCGCACTTCGGTGTGCGCGAGTTCACCAATGCCCAGACAGTGTGGCTAGACCGTAACTGA